Proteins from a genomic interval of Choristoneura fumiferana chromosome 12, NRCan_CFum_1, whole genome shotgun sequence:
- the LOC141433775 gene encoding uncharacterized protein (The sequence of the model RefSeq protein was modified relative to this genomic sequence to represent the inferred CDS: added 83 bases not found in genome assembly): MNNNDKICAACNKTIVGSQFMKCSKCCFLHHFVCVNIPEQRKVSDNFKSEWICPDCKSKQPKTGNSNTPVRSSAPGDDANQNVTFRAQNRKTAAAAGSSVTAAPGVGSGWSEAISSLTSEIRMLRVDMNEVKNNLKNLTTCIAQCSARLDSQESALKTSEAKIRALEERQRETAVLSERIVILEDQLNAQAQYSMRNEIEIMGINENRSENLHHIALVAAKKIGIDLVELEIDSVKRVGPRSKSERQAESQPRPIVLKFTRHSKRVDFLSCAKTRRNLSSADIEVAGPSRKLFFNERLTKENRKLFREARQQKNNLGFKHCWTKDGHILMREKDGSTVFSIQRDADLAELVSTRSPVLDSSVITSEKAAGRSGEDAAE; the protein is encoded by the coding sequence CCTGCACCACTTTGTATGTGTAAACATACCAGAACAACGTAAGGTATCGGATAACTTTAAATCGGAGTGGATCTGTCCCGACTGCAAAAGTAAGCAGCCAAAGACAGGGAATTCTAATACACCGGTAAGGTCGTCCGCGCCGGGCGATGACGCGAATCAAAATGTTACTTTTCGTGCGCAAAACCGCAAAACGGCAGCGGCGGCTGGCTCGTCCGTAACTGCGGCGCCGGGAGTTGGCTCTGGCTGGAGCGAGGCGATTTCTTCTCTTACCTCCGAAATTCGTATGCTACGCGTAGACATGAATGAAGTAAAGAATAACCTTAAAAATTTAACTACATGTATAGCGCAGTGCTCGGCACGTCTGGATAGCCAAGAGAGTGCCTTGAAGACCTCGGAAGCTAAAATTAGGGCACTCGAGGAGCGACAGAGGGAAACCGCGGTACTCAGCGAGAGAATAGTTATTTTGGAGGATCAACTTAACGCACAGGCGCAATATTCTATGCGAAACGAAATAGAGATCATGGGTATTAATGAAAACCGAAGTGAAAATTTGCACCACATAGCTCTCGTCGCGGCAAAGAAGATAGGCATTGATCTCGTAGAACTTGAAATAGATTCTGTTAAGCGTGTGGGCCCGCGTAGTAAGTCCGAGCGCCAGGCAGAATCCCAGCCTCGCCCTATAGTCCTGAAATTCACCCGTCACTCTAAACGCGTTGACTTTTTGAGCTGTGCTAAAACAAGGCGTAATTTATCTTCTGCCGACATCGAAGTGGCGGGTCCATCCCGAAAGTTGTTCTTCAACGAGCGATTAACAAAAGAGAACCGCAAGTTATTTCGCGAGGCGAGACAACAAAAGAATAATTTGGGTTTCAAACACTGCTGGACCAAAGATGGCCATATACTTATGCGGGAGAAGGACGGAAGCACCGTTTTTTCAATCCAACGAGACGCGGATCTGGCGGAACTCGTGTCGACTCGTTCACCTGTGTTGGATTCCTCCGTTATTACCAGCGAAAAAGCGGCTGGTAGGTCGGGCGAAGACGCGGCTGAATAA
- the LOC141433275 gene encoding cytochrome P450 4d2-like isoform X2 codes for MYYLLLILAGFAWAAYCRFENRKIIELSRKLPGDLTAWPLIGHAYLFRGNHEDQMRIFQKAGRLTINRGGVASYWIGSRLYIIPIWRPRRKILAPTFSMKNLNRFVDVFVEQSSVTLEQLRPRASSGTFSMWYYLTTYTFDAVCETALGVKMNSQLQPSHPFLEALGEITQLTAARMVQPWLYSDWVYKTLPQYKRVEKCRALMYDFVEQVLKTKREAMKMNEGKPHSQSEADLRPKSFLEMLLDLNQFTDLEIMEEILVITAAGTDTSAVAASFTMVLLSRYPEIQDKLTDELLQVFGDSERAVTAVDLPRLRYLEAVIKESLRMYPPVPIIVRSVDNDTELPSGLVLVDGVGVLVNIWAMHRNPYYWGDDADVFRPERFLEPLKHPAQFVPFSYGLRNCIGYQYAMMSIKTVLATLLRQYRVLPPGGADQSNLKEPLRVEFDIMMKDVDKFQIQIENRFKSSSS; via the exons ATGTATTACTTGTTGCTAATACTGGCTGGATTTGCTTGGGCTGCTTACTGCCGGTTTGAGAATAGGAAGATCATAGAGCTGTCCAGGAAACTGCCTGGAGACTTGACGGCGTGGCCGCTGATTGGTCATGCCTACCTGTTTCGGGGCAACCATGAAG atcAAATGAGAATTTTTCAGAAAGCTGGTCGTCTGACAATAAATCGAGGAGGAGTTGCTTCCTACTGGATCGGCAGCCGGCTCTACATAA TTCCAATATGGCGTCCTCGGAGAAAAATCCTAGCTCCGACTTTCAGCATGAAGAATCTCAACCGGTTCGTAGATGTATTTGTGGAACAGAGTTCGGTGACGCTGGAGCAGCTTAGACCGCGTGCCAGCAGTGGCACCTTCTCGATGTGGTATTATCTCACGACTTATACGTTTGACGCTGTCTGTG AGACTGCATTAGGTGTAAAAATGAACTCTCAACTGCAACCCAGCCATCCTTTCCTAGAAGCTTTGGGGGAAATTACTCAGTTGACAGCAGCCCGTATGGTGCAGCCCTGGCTTTACTCGGACTGGGTGTACAAAACCCTGCCGCAGTACAAAAGAGTGGAGAAATGTCGAGCACTAATGTATGACTTTGTGGAACAA gtCTTAAAAACGAAACGCGAAGCTATGAAAATGAATGAAGGAAAACCACATTCTCAGTCAG AAGCAGATCTTCGACCCAAATCGTTTCTCGAAATGCTGCTGGATTTAAATCAGTTCACTGACCTTGAGATTATGGAGGAAATTCTAGTCATCACTGCAGCTGGCACTGACACTTCTGCGGTGGCTGCCTCTTTCACAATGGTCTTGCTGTCACGGTATCCTGAAATCCAGGATAAATTGACTGACGA ATTACTGCAAGTCTTTGGCGATTCCGAAAGAGCTGTAACAGCAGTAGATTTGCCAAGGCTCAGGTACTTGGAAGCAGTGATCAAAGAAAGCTTGAGAATGTATCCGCCAGTGCCGATCATAGTGCGATCTGTGGACAATGATACAGAACTGC CTTCAGGACTGGTCCTGGTGGATGGCGTGGGTGTCCTGGTTAACATCTGGGCGATGCACCGCAATCCTTACTATTGGGGGGACGACGCGGACGTGTTTAGACCTGAACGGTTTTTGGAGCCCCTGAAGCACCCGGCGCAGTTTGTGCCGTTCAGCTATGGATTGAGGAATTGCATTG GATATCAATACGCCATGATGTCGATCAAAACAGTTCTAGCAACACTCCTTCGGCAGTATCGAGTTCTGCCACCAGGGGGCGCTGACCAATCAAATTTAAAGGAACCACTGCGTGTTGAATTTGATATCATGATGAAAGACGTTGATAAATTCCAAATACAGATAGAAAATAGATTTAAAAGTAGTTCTTCATAA
- the LOC141433275 gene encoding cytochrome P450 4C1-like isoform X1, giving the protein MYYLLLILAGFAWAAYCRFENRKIIELSRKLPGDLTAWPLIGHAYLFRGNHEDQMRIFQKAGRLTINRGGVASYWIGSRLYIMIADPVTGETVLKNCLEKDSVMKFLRFLFGYGSIYAPVPIWRPRRKILAPTFSMKNLNRFVDVFVEQSSVTLEQLRPRASSGTFSMWYYLTTYTFDAVCETALGVKMNSQLQPSHPFLEALGEITQLTAARMVQPWLYSDWVYKTLPQYKRVEKCRALMYDFVEQVLKTKREAMKMNEGKPHSQSEADLRPKSFLEMLLDLNQFTDLEIMEEILVITAAGTDTSAVAASFTMVLLSRYPEIQDKLTDELLQVFGDSERAVTAVDLPRLRYLEAVIKESLRMYPPVPIIVRSVDNDTELPSGLVLVDGVGVLVNIWAMHRNPYYWGDDADVFRPERFLEPLKHPAQFVPFSYGLRNCIGYQYAMMSIKTVLATLLRQYRVLPPGGADQSNLKEPLRVEFDIMMKDVDKFQIQIENRFKSSSS; this is encoded by the exons ATGTATTACTTGTTGCTAATACTGGCTGGATTTGCTTGGGCTGCTTACTGCCGGTTTGAGAATAGGAAGATCATAGAGCTGTCCAGGAAACTGCCTGGAGACTTGACGGCGTGGCCGCTGATTGGTCATGCCTACCTGTTTCGGGGCAACCATGAAG atcAAATGAGAATTTTTCAGAAAGCTGGTCGTCTGACAATAAATCGAGGAGGAGTTGCTTCCTACTGGATCGGCAGCCGGCTCTACATAA tgATAGCTGATCCAGTCACAGGGGAGACAGTGCTAAAAAACTGCTTAGAAAAAGACAGTGTGATGAAATTCTTACGTTTTCTCTTTGGTTATGGAAGCATTTACGCACCAG TTCCAATATGGCGTCCTCGGAGAAAAATCCTAGCTCCGACTTTCAGCATGAAGAATCTCAACCGGTTCGTAGATGTATTTGTGGAACAGAGTTCGGTGACGCTGGAGCAGCTTAGACCGCGTGCCAGCAGTGGCACCTTCTCGATGTGGTATTATCTCACGACTTATACGTTTGACGCTGTCTGTG AGACTGCATTAGGTGTAAAAATGAACTCTCAACTGCAACCCAGCCATCCTTTCCTAGAAGCTTTGGGGGAAATTACTCAGTTGACAGCAGCCCGTATGGTGCAGCCCTGGCTTTACTCGGACTGGGTGTACAAAACCCTGCCGCAGTACAAAAGAGTGGAGAAATGTCGAGCACTAATGTATGACTTTGTGGAACAA gtCTTAAAAACGAAACGCGAAGCTATGAAAATGAATGAAGGAAAACCACATTCTCAGTCAG AAGCAGATCTTCGACCCAAATCGTTTCTCGAAATGCTGCTGGATTTAAATCAGTTCACTGACCTTGAGATTATGGAGGAAATTCTAGTCATCACTGCAGCTGGCACTGACACTTCTGCGGTGGCTGCCTCTTTCACAATGGTCTTGCTGTCACGGTATCCTGAAATCCAGGATAAATTGACTGACGA ATTACTGCAAGTCTTTGGCGATTCCGAAAGAGCTGTAACAGCAGTAGATTTGCCAAGGCTCAGGTACTTGGAAGCAGTGATCAAAGAAAGCTTGAGAATGTATCCGCCAGTGCCGATCATAGTGCGATCTGTGGACAATGATACAGAACTGC CTTCAGGACTGGTCCTGGTGGATGGCGTGGGTGTCCTGGTTAACATCTGGGCGATGCACCGCAATCCTTACTATTGGGGGGACGACGCGGACGTGTTTAGACCTGAACGGTTTTTGGAGCCCCTGAAGCACCCGGCGCAGTTTGTGCCGTTCAGCTATGGATTGAGGAATTGCATTG GATATCAATACGCCATGATGTCGATCAAAACAGTTCTAGCAACACTCCTTCGGCAGTATCGAGTTCTGCCACCAGGGGGCGCTGACCAATCAAATTTAAAGGAACCACTGCGTGTTGAATTTGATATCATGATGAAAGACGTTGATAAATTCCAAATACAGATAGAAAATAGATTTAAAAGTAGTTCTTCATAA
- the LOC141433676 gene encoding uncharacterized protein produces MCGVPREGSQSPSASAQTQSEPEPEPATRRQIRSRSHVRREPSPPPESPPRIETEQKEDESDKVEDAVMVNPFSEALGDDYIETTKYDKSIHEDISRRWTHIIVNGLSKEQRDNITKKYKIPGNCTILEAPAINIEIKNVLGDSSKLRDKSIEIGQAQLAWQLVLLERNHKDSKNTAAVNGPHKEDCHSEHKNYKVGKPQWSATSAEGQGDDAWRTEDTGVPVYPVVPSSQPAETIFFEPEPAPPSEASTEAPQCSIPALTNQNSTPAELIAFPGSRNLLRQAFRLRNLPEGSLDITIASLAASTLKQYNTTYTKWWAFCRQYKLDVYKASIPQILQFLTYRFEENASYSTLNTDRSALALLMEGSIGTDDRIARFIKGVYRLRPPIPKYVSMWDPSRVLRLLTNWPENSFLSLEKVTKKLSILLALASAQRVQTLSAIKINNINEYESKILINITDRVELTPPHSAHIAQDMLLLQSQKSAVFSGTLLGKRLDGQKIQIHSQNFMMYQLLTIAHHKGALLWQY; encoded by the exons CGCCATCGGCGTCGGCGCAGACGCAGTCGGAGCCGGAGCCGGAGCCGGCCACGCGGCGGCAGATCCGGAGTCGTAGCCACGTGCGACGTGAGCCCTCGCCGCCACCGGAGTCGCCTCCCCGGATTGAGACAGAACAGAAAGAAGACGAGAGTGACAAAGTAGAAG ATGCGGTAATGGTTAACCCATTCAGTGAAGCCCTCGGGGACGACTACATAGAAACAACCAAGTATGACAAAAGCATTCACGAGGATATATCCCGCAGATGGACACACATAATAGTCAATGGATTGTCAAAGGAACAAAGAGATAACATTACAAAGAAATACAAGATTCCAGGAAACTGCACAATATTGGAAGCACCGGCAAtcaacattgaaataaaaaatgtacttggTGACAGCTCTAAACTAAGGGACAAGAGTATCGAGATAGGCCAAGCTCAGTTGGCCTGGCAACTGGTATTATTGGAAAG AAACCATAAAGACAGCAAAAACACTGCAGCAGTCAATGGCCCACATAAAGAAGACTGTCACTCCGAGCACAAAAACTACAAAGTCGGGAAACCGCAATGGTCCGCCACTTCGGCCGAAGGGCAAGGGGATGACGCGTGGCGGACCGAAGACACAGGAGTTCCAGTCTACCCAGTCGTTCCATCCAGTCAACCAGCAGAAACGATATTCTTCGAACCAGAACCAGCGCCGCCCAGCGAAGCCAGCACAGAGGCCCCGCAGTGCAGCATACCGGCGCTAACTAACCAG AACTCCACACCCGCTGAGCTCATCGCTTTCCCTGGCAGCCGCAATCTTCTGCGGCAAGCATTCCGACTCAGAAATTTGCCAGAAGGATCATTAGACATAACTATAGCCTCTCTAGCGGCAAGTACACTTAAACAATATAACACTACATATACTAAATGGTGGGCCTTTTGCAGACAGTACAAACTAGACGTGTACAAAGCATCAATACCTCAAATTCTACAATTCTTAACATACAGATTTGAGGAAAACGCCAGCTATAGCACTCTTAATACGGACAGGTCGGCACTAGCATTATTAATGGAAGGTAGTATAGGCACGGATGATAGGATCGCAAGATTTATTAAGGGAGTGTACAGACTACGACCACCAATCCCAAAATATGTGAGTATGTGGGACCCTTCAAGAGTGCTGCGCTTATTAACAAACTGGccagaaaatagttttttaagctTGGAAAAAGTCACCAAAAAACTGTCGATTCTTTTAGCTTTAGCTTCAGCTCAGCGGGTTCAAACATTGTCTgccataaaaattaataatattaacgaATATGAGTcaaaaattttaatcaatatcACAGAT AGAGTGGAATTGACACCTCCACATTCAGCTCACATAGCACAAGACATGCTGCTTCTTCAATCGCAAAAAAGCGCGGTGTTCAGTGGGACATTATTAGGAAAGCGGCTGGATggacaaaaaattcaaatacattcgcaaaattttatgatgtaCCAATTATTGACGATAGCTCATCACAAGGGAGCTTTGCTATGGCAGTACTAG